Proteins encoded within one genomic window of Saccharopolyspora pogona:
- a CDS encoding methyltransferase, whose product MPPESPDIWAMADLATPFAVRTAATLRVPDVVKDGPLPLAEIAHLCKAEADPLGRVLRFLVHHGMFTEPEPDVFGPNEASDALRSDLADGPQPWLDLDGAVGRADLAFVELIEQVRGHHPAYPAAFGRSFWEDLAHNPQLSDSFDSLMETKTYGIAPLIATAHDWSAYARIADVGGGKGVLLAEILRTSPQSRGILVDLIGPARNAADYLQEQGVAERAEVVTASFFDPLPIQADAAVICDVLGDWDDEDAIRILEHCRQAVEPDGRLLIIELLPDKDRMALFTEMDLRMMIYVGGRMRDLDRTQQVAAAAGLTVEDFTPMDNGYAIIECRPER is encoded by the coding sequence ATGCCCCCCGAGTCACCCGACATCTGGGCAATGGCGGACCTGGCCACGCCGTTCGCAGTTCGAACCGCGGCCACCCTCCGGGTGCCCGATGTGGTCAAGGACGGGCCGCTCCCGCTCGCCGAGATCGCGCACCTCTGCAAGGCCGAGGCGGACCCGCTCGGGCGCGTGCTGCGATTCCTGGTGCACCACGGCATGTTCACCGAACCCGAGCCGGACGTCTTCGGCCCCAACGAGGCCTCGGACGCGCTGCGCAGCGACCTGGCCGACGGCCCACAACCTTGGCTGGACCTCGACGGCGCAGTCGGCCGCGCCGACCTCGCCTTCGTCGAGCTCATCGAACAGGTCCGGGGCCACCACCCCGCCTACCCGGCCGCGTTCGGCCGGTCCTTCTGGGAAGACCTCGCGCACAACCCCCAGCTGTCGGACTCGTTCGACTCGCTGATGGAGACCAAGACGTACGGGATCGCTCCGCTGATCGCCACCGCGCACGACTGGAGCGCATACGCGCGGATCGCCGATGTCGGCGGAGGCAAGGGCGTGCTGCTCGCCGAGATCCTCCGGACGAGCCCGCAGTCGAGAGGCATCCTGGTCGACCTGATCGGCCCGGCCCGCAACGCCGCCGACTACCTGCAGGAACAGGGGGTCGCGGAACGCGCCGAGGTGGTCACCGCGAGCTTCTTCGACCCGCTGCCCATCCAGGCCGACGCCGCGGTGATCTGCGACGTCCTCGGCGACTGGGACGACGAGGACGCCATCCGGATCCTCGAACACTGCAGGCAGGCGGTGGAGCCGGACGGGCGGCTGCTGATCATCGAACTGCTGCCCGACAAGGACCGGATGGCACTGTTCACCGAGATGGACCTGCGGATGATGATCTACGTCGGCGGCCGGATGCGCGATCTCGACCGCACCCAGCAGGTAGCCGCGGCGGCCGGGCTGACCGTCGAGGACTTCACCCCGATGGACAACGGCTACGCCATCATCGAATGCCGCCCCGAACGGTAG
- a CDS encoding Uma2 family endonuclease codes for MTVVNMADEQHAPMTVDDLERLPDDGRRYELVDGRLDVSPAPVSAHSLVEAKLSQYLGFEVAPADFVVMQGAGINFNTDRTHHRIPDVVVLNETDFEQPYLTRPPLLAIEVVSPESIIRDHHTKRREYANFGIQAYWIVTPDEEKPGIVELRLEDGEYREVQQAIGEDTFATDFPFPIKLVPHWLLAKGPWRDRIGGEDG; via the coding sequence ATGACTGTCGTGAACATGGCGGACGAGCAGCACGCGCCGATGACCGTCGACGACCTGGAGCGGCTACCCGACGACGGGCGCCGCTACGAGCTGGTCGACGGGAGGCTTGACGTGTCTCCTGCGCCAGTAAGCGCGCATTCCCTCGTTGAGGCCAAGCTCAGCCAGTACCTCGGCTTCGAAGTCGCCCCGGCGGATTTCGTGGTGATGCAAGGTGCTGGTATCAACTTCAACACGGATCGGACGCACCACCGCATCCCGGACGTAGTCGTGCTCAACGAGACCGATTTCGAGCAGCCGTACCTCACCCGGCCACCGTTGCTCGCGATCGAGGTTGTTTCCCCGGAGAGCATCATCCGCGACCATCACACCAAGCGTCGCGAGTACGCCAACTTCGGTATCCAGGCGTACTGGATCGTCACTCCGGATGAAGAGAAACCGGGAATCGTCGAACTCCGGCTGGAGGATGGCGAGTATCGAGAGGTACAGCAGGCGATCGGCGAGGACACCTTCGCCACCGACTTCCCGTTCCCGATCAAGCTGGTTCCGCACTGGCTTCTGGCCAAGGGACCGTGGCGCGACCGAATCGGTGGTGAAGACGGCTGA
- a CDS encoding MOSC domain-containing protein, which translates to MNLAVVRTGDWTGRVGRSDIDKRPAEQPARFGQVGVRGDTVCDTKHHGAW; encoded by the coding sequence GTGAACCTGGCGGTGGTGCGGACCGGGGATTGGACCGGTCGGGTCGGGCGCAGCGACATCGACAAGCGCCCGGCGGAGCAGCCGGCGCGATTCGGGCAGGTCGGGGTGCGTGGCGACACGGTGTGCGACACGAAGCACCACGGGGCCTGGTAG
- a CDS encoding enoyl-CoA hydratase-related protein, which yields MDELVHLTVADGIATITLDSPRNRNALSAQLRRELRDHLNAAIADDAVRVIVLAHTGTVFCAGMDLKESRSADSEKQGVNEFPAILEQIWTSPKPVVAKLAGPARAGGVGIVAACDIAVAADTATFAFSEVRIGVVPAVISVTVLPRFNSRQAHELFLTGETFDARRAAEIGLLNSAVAADELDAEVKRYADMLALGAPNALAATKQMLTSRRPSNMGEAFAQMLELSAKHFAGEEGQEGMRAFAEKRKPAWVPEKLR from the coding sequence ATGGATGAACTCGTGCACCTCACAGTGGCCGACGGCATCGCGACGATCACGCTGGACTCGCCCCGCAACCGCAATGCGCTGTCCGCGCAGCTGCGGCGCGAACTGCGGGACCACCTGAACGCAGCGATCGCCGACGACGCGGTGCGCGTGATCGTCCTGGCCCACACCGGCACGGTGTTCTGCGCCGGGATGGACCTCAAGGAGTCGCGTTCGGCGGACTCCGAGAAGCAGGGCGTGAACGAGTTCCCCGCGATCCTGGAGCAGATCTGGACCAGCCCGAAGCCGGTGGTCGCCAAGCTCGCCGGGCCCGCCCGCGCCGGCGGCGTCGGCATCGTCGCGGCCTGCGACATCGCGGTCGCGGCGGACACCGCGACCTTCGCCTTCTCCGAGGTGCGCATCGGCGTCGTGCCCGCGGTGATCTCGGTGACCGTGCTGCCCCGCTTCAACTCCCGCCAGGCGCACGAGCTGTTCCTGACCGGCGAGACCTTCGACGCCCGCCGCGCCGCCGAAATCGGCCTGCTGAACTCCGCGGTCGCGGCCGACGAGCTGGATGCGGAGGTCAAGCGTTACGCCGACATGCTCGCCCTCGGCGCCCCGAACGCGCTGGCGGCCACGAAGCAGATGCTCACCAGCCGGCGCCCGTCGAACATGGGCGAGGCGTTCGCGCAGATGCTGGAGCTGTCGGCCAAGCACTTCGCGGGCGAAGAAGGCCAGGAAGGTATGCGGGCCTTCGCCGAAAAGCGAAAGCCCGCATGGGTGCCCGAAAAGCTCAGGTGA
- a CDS encoding VOC family protein, which yields MSDSEYDAAVERVRAHGVQVNEVEFSPGNARSAYVADPDHNIVEFWTWDVRQGNPGAPSAISEGVFGL from the coding sequence GTGAGCGACAGCGAATACGACGCGGCCGTCGAACGGGTTCGTGCGCACGGCGTGCAGGTCAACGAAGTGGAGTTCAGCCCGGGCAATGCCCGCTCGGCGTACGTGGCCGACCCGGACCACAACATCGTCGAGTTCTGGACCTGGGACGTGCGGCAAGGCAACCCCGGAGCACCGAGCGCGATCAGCGAAGGCGTCTTCGGGCTCTAG
- a CDS encoding enoyl-CoA hydratase/isomerase family protein, whose amino-acid sequence MTEPEILVREQGSLGRITLNRPKALNSLTLGMVRAMAQAVEQWRTAEHIRAILIDGAGERGLCAGGDVRALHDAAKAGDESLPAAFWTEEYQLNSALAGYPKPVIGIMDGICMGGGVGISAHGSHRVVTERSKVGMPEVGIGFIPDVGGTYLLSRTPGELGTHLALTGAPIGGADAIYCGVADYYVNSANLPELVEALSGGEVDEVLQKFSEPAPEAPLAAQREWIDAAYSADSVDEVLRRLRERPEEAARETAEAIEHKSPTSLKVTLKALRSDYGSLEEALVQEYRLAMACVRIGDFVEGVRATLVDKDRNPQWSPAQLSDVDESRVEKFFEPVADEPKLLG is encoded by the coding sequence ATGACGGAGCCCGAGATCCTGGTTCGCGAACAGGGATCGCTCGGACGGATCACGCTCAACCGACCCAAGGCGCTCAACTCCTTGACGCTGGGGATGGTGCGGGCGATGGCGCAGGCGGTGGAGCAGTGGCGCACCGCCGAGCACATCCGGGCGATCCTGATCGACGGGGCGGGCGAGCGCGGGCTGTGCGCGGGCGGCGACGTCCGCGCGCTGCACGACGCGGCGAAGGCCGGTGACGAGTCGCTGCCCGCCGCGTTCTGGACCGAGGAGTACCAGCTCAACTCGGCGCTCGCGGGCTACCCGAAGCCGGTCATCGGGATCATGGACGGCATCTGCATGGGCGGCGGCGTGGGCATCTCCGCCCACGGCTCGCACCGGGTGGTCACCGAGCGCTCCAAGGTCGGCATGCCCGAGGTCGGCATCGGTTTCATCCCCGACGTTGGCGGCACCTACCTGCTCTCCCGCACCCCCGGCGAGCTCGGCACCCACCTGGCGCTGACCGGCGCACCGATCGGCGGCGCCGACGCGATCTACTGCGGGGTGGCCGACTACTACGTCAACAGCGCGAACCTGCCGGAGCTCGTCGAGGCCCTGTCAGGTGGCGAGGTGGACGAGGTGCTGCAGAAGTTCTCCGAGCCCGCCCCCGAGGCGCCGCTGGCCGCGCAACGGGAGTGGATCGACGCGGCGTACTCGGCCGACAGCGTGGACGAGGTCCTGCGGCGCCTGCGCGAGCGGCCGGAAGAAGCCGCCCGCGAGACCGCCGAGGCGATCGAGCACAAGTCGCCGACCTCCCTCAAGGTCACCCTGAAGGCCCTGCGCAGCGACTACGGCTCGCTGGAGGAGGCCCTCGTCCAGGAGTACCGGCTGGCGATGGCGTGCGTGCGGATCGGCGACTTCGTCGAGGGTGTGCGCGCGACGCTGGTGGACAAGGACCGCAACCCGCAGTGGTCACCGGCGCAGCTGTCCGATGTGGACGAATCGCGGGTGGAGAAGTTCTTCGAGCCGGTCGCGGACGAGCCGAAACTGCTCGGCTGA
- a CDS encoding CoA-acylating methylmalonate-semialdehyde dehydrogenase, whose protein sequence is MTNELEHFIGGKRVAGTSGSFGDVFDPNTGQVQARVPLASAEEVSAAVNNAAEAQPAWAAMNPQKRARVLMRFLQLVNDEMDSLARLLASEHGKTVADAKGDIQRGLEVVEFAVGIPHLLKGEYSESAGTGIDVYSMRQPLGVVAGITPFNFPAMIPLWKAAPAIACGNAFVLKPSERDPSVPLRLAELFVEAGLPPGIFNVVNGDKTAVDAILTEPRIEAVGFVGSSAIAEYIYSTAAAHGKRAQCFGGAKNHLIVMPDADLDQATDALIGAGYGSAGERCMAISVAVPVGEATANALVEKLVERVHQLKIGTSFDESADFGPLVTKQAWQRVRDLIGVGVEEGAELLVDGRDFRLAGHEDGFFLGASLFDHVTPDMRIYQEEIFGPVLSVVRAADYDDAVRLPSENEYGNGVAIFTRDGDAAREFVSRVNTGMVGVNVPIPVPIAYHTFGGWKRSGFGDLNQHGPDSIRFYTKTKTVTSRWPSGLKEGASFTIPTMH, encoded by the coding sequence ATGACCAACGAGCTGGAGCACTTCATCGGCGGCAAGCGCGTCGCGGGAACGTCCGGTTCCTTCGGTGATGTGTTCGATCCCAACACCGGGCAGGTACAGGCCAGGGTGCCGCTGGCCTCGGCGGAGGAGGTCTCGGCGGCGGTCAACAACGCCGCCGAGGCGCAGCCGGCGTGGGCCGCGATGAACCCGCAGAAGCGGGCGCGGGTGCTGATGCGGTTCCTCCAGCTGGTCAACGACGAGATGGACTCGCTGGCCCGCCTGCTCGCCTCCGAGCACGGCAAGACCGTCGCGGACGCCAAGGGCGACATCCAGCGAGGCCTGGAGGTCGTCGAGTTCGCCGTCGGCATCCCGCACCTGCTCAAGGGCGAGTACAGCGAGAGCGCCGGCACCGGCATCGACGTGTACTCGATGCGGCAACCGCTGGGCGTGGTCGCCGGCATCACCCCGTTCAACTTCCCGGCGATGATTCCGCTGTGGAAGGCGGCGCCGGCCATCGCCTGCGGCAACGCCTTCGTGCTCAAGCCCTCCGAACGCGACCCCTCGGTGCCGCTGCGGCTGGCCGAGCTGTTCGTCGAGGCCGGGCTGCCGCCGGGGATCTTCAACGTGGTCAACGGCGACAAGACCGCGGTGGACGCGATCCTGACCGAGCCGCGCATCGAGGCCGTCGGGTTCGTCGGTTCGTCGGCGATCGCCGAGTACATCTACTCGACGGCCGCGGCCCACGGGAAGCGCGCGCAGTGCTTCGGTGGCGCCAAGAATCACCTGATCGTGATGCCCGACGCCGACCTCGACCAGGCCACCGACGCCCTGATCGGCGCCGGCTACGGCTCCGCCGGGGAGCGCTGCATGGCGATCTCGGTGGCGGTGCCGGTCGGCGAGGCCACCGCGAACGCGCTTGTCGAGAAGCTCGTCGAGCGGGTGCACCAGCTCAAGATCGGAACCAGCTTCGACGAGTCCGCCGACTTCGGCCCGCTGGTGACCAAGCAGGCCTGGCAGCGGGTCCGCGACCTGATCGGCGTGGGCGTCGAGGAAGGCGCCGAACTGCTGGTCGACGGCCGGGACTTCAGGCTGGCCGGGCACGAGGACGGGTTCTTCCTGGGCGCCTCGCTGTTCGACCACGTCACCCCGGACATGCGGATCTACCAGGAGGAGATCTTCGGGCCGGTGCTGTCCGTGGTCCGCGCCGCCGACTACGACGACGCGGTCCGGCTGCCCAGCGAGAACGAGTACGGCAACGGCGTGGCGATCTTCACCCGCGACGGCGACGCGGCCCGCGAGTTCGTCTCGCGCGTCAACACCGGCATGGTCGGCGTCAACGTGCCGATCCCGGTGCCGATCGCCTACCACACCTTCGGCGGCTGGAAGCGGTCCGGATTCGGCGACCTCAACCAGCACGGGCCGGACTCGATTCGCTTCTACACGAAGACCAAGACGGTCACCTCGCGCTGGCCCTCCGGCCTCAAGGAAGGCGCCAGCTTCACCATTCCGACAATGCACTGA
- a CDS encoding ArsR/SmtB family transcription factor, which translates to MGNDDLAQSASLFRAMGHPIRLGVLDRLRGEGEICACDFTEYFGVSQPTISGHLRTLREAGLVRTRRDGTQICYSLEPGALEVVRRMSIHLAGPGLVGVCE; encoded by the coding sequence GTGGGCAACGATGATCTGGCGCAATCCGCCAGCCTGTTCCGGGCGATGGGGCACCCCATCCGGCTCGGCGTCCTCGACCGGCTCCGCGGGGAGGGCGAGATCTGCGCCTGCGACTTCACCGAATACTTCGGCGTGAGCCAGCCGACCATCTCCGGGCACCTGCGGACGTTGCGTGAGGCCGGGCTGGTGCGAACCCGGCGGGACGGCACCCAGATCTGCTACTCGCTCGAACCCGGAGCGCTGGAAGTGGTCCGGCGGATGTCCATCCACCTCGCTGGTCCCGGTCTCGTAGGGGTGTGCGAGTAG
- a CDS encoding VOC family protein gives MPSGVNELVLEVADLAASEPFYTEVLGFLAIETWEGERWRNRETVWVPVAPGSAGGSRRWAPPAPGAACTSTTRCR, from the coding sequence ATGCCGTCCGGTGTGAACGAGCTGGTCCTGGAGGTGGCGGACCTGGCCGCCTCGGAGCCCTTCTACACCGAAGTGCTCGGCTTCCTGGCCATCGAAACCTGGGAAGGCGAGCGCTGGCGCAACCGCGAAACGGTGTGGGTGCCGGTGGCACCAGGATCGGCCGGTGGAAGCCGGCGCTGGGCACCGCCCGCGCCCGGGGCGGCGTGCACGTCCACTACGCGCTGCCGGTGA
- a CDS encoding NAD(P)H-dependent flavin oxidoreductase: MIAERRIPLIAAPMAGGVSTPELTAAVSAAGAFGFLAAGYLTADALANQIAGVRAITSEPFGVNLFVPGERRDLDLSDYRTRVEAAAARHGAEAGSPSWDDDNYPAKVELVIAERIPVVSFTFGLPERSIVDRLREVGSQVVATVTTPQEARAAADAGADLLCVQGMEAGGHRAVFNDDPALPGGGSLFGLLAAIRVVQAEVDLPIIAAGGLVHGADVAAVLSAGAVAAQLGTAFLVCDEAGTPPTQRAEIAAGQRETELTRAFSGRPARGLVNRFLADNGDAPAVYPQLNNLTKPMRGAAGKAGDPELMSLWAGQTYAQARPLPAAELVRRLTEEARQALQQASIRL; the protein is encoded by the coding sequence ATGATCGCAGAGCGACGAATTCCGCTGATCGCGGCGCCGATGGCGGGCGGCGTCTCTACGCCGGAACTGACCGCGGCGGTGAGCGCTGCGGGGGCCTTCGGTTTCCTGGCCGCCGGCTATCTGACGGCGGATGCACTGGCCAACCAGATCGCGGGGGTGCGGGCGATCACGTCGGAGCCTTTCGGCGTGAACCTCTTCGTCCCGGGTGAGCGGCGGGACCTCGATCTCTCCGACTACCGGACGCGGGTCGAGGCGGCGGCCGCGCGGCACGGGGCCGAGGCGGGCTCGCCGAGCTGGGACGACGACAACTACCCGGCCAAGGTGGAGTTGGTGATCGCCGAGCGGATCCCGGTCGTGTCGTTCACCTTCGGGCTCCCGGAAAGGTCCATTGTGGATCGACTGCGCGAGGTGGGGTCCCAGGTCGTCGCCACGGTCACGACTCCGCAGGAGGCGCGTGCTGCCGCGGATGCGGGGGCGGACCTGCTGTGCGTGCAGGGCATGGAGGCTGGTGGGCACCGTGCGGTGTTCAACGACGACCCGGCGCTGCCGGGCGGCGGGTCGCTGTTCGGCCTGCTGGCGGCGATCCGCGTGGTCCAGGCGGAGGTCGACCTGCCGATCATTGCGGCGGGCGGTCTGGTGCACGGTGCTGATGTCGCGGCGGTGCTGTCCGCGGGTGCGGTGGCGGCCCAGTTGGGCACTGCGTTCCTGGTGTGCGACGAGGCGGGCACGCCGCCGACCCAGCGTGCAGAAATCGCCGCGGGGCAGCGGGAAACCGAGCTGACGCGCGCGTTCAGCGGACGCCCGGCGCGGGGGCTGGTGAACCGGTTCCTGGCCGACAACGGTGACGCCCCGGCGGTGTACCCGCAGCTGAACAACCTGACCAAGCCGATGCGCGGTGCCGCGGGCAAGGCCGGCGACCCGGAACTGATGTCGCTGTGGGCGGGCCAAACTTATGCCCAGGCGCGCCCGCTGCCGGCAGCGGAACTGGTGCGTCGCCTGACCGAAGAAGCACGCCAAGCACTGCAGCAGGCCAGCATCCGGCTGTAG
- a CDS encoding acyl-CoA dehydrogenase family protein, with protein sequence MSVAAVAGPVSPFELTEDQRAIQQTAREFAAEQLAPHAIEWDQAKHFPVEALRAAGQLGIGGVYVDESVGGSGLSRFESVLIFEALATGDPSIAAYISIHNMCAGMIDRFGTAEQRARWLPRLCSMEQLASYCLTEPGAGSDAAALQTRAVRDDDGYLLTGVKQFISGGGSSDVYVVMARTGEPGAKGISTFIVEGDAEGLSFGANEKKMGWNAQPTRQVIFDGVRVPADQRLGEEGIGFRIAMTGLDGGRLSIAACSLGGAQAALDKSLAYVRERSAFGAKLSEFQVLQFKLADMATDLEAARLLLWRAAWALDVKDPGATRLCAMAKRLATDAGFAVANEALQIHGGYGYLAEYGLEKIVRDLRVHQILEGTNEIMRLIISRGLLAA encoded by the coding sequence GTGTCCGTTGCAGCCGTCGCCGGTCCGGTGTCGCCGTTCGAGCTCACCGAGGACCAGCGCGCGATCCAGCAGACCGCGCGGGAATTCGCCGCCGAACAACTCGCCCCGCACGCCATCGAGTGGGACCAGGCCAAGCACTTCCCGGTGGAGGCGCTGCGCGCCGCCGGGCAACTCGGCATCGGCGGGGTCTACGTCGACGAGTCGGTCGGCGGCAGCGGGCTGAGCCGGTTCGAGTCGGTGCTGATCTTCGAGGCGCTGGCCACCGGCGACCCGTCGATCGCCGCCTACATCTCCATCCACAACATGTGCGCGGGCATGATCGACCGCTTCGGCACCGCCGAGCAGCGCGCCCGCTGGCTGCCCCGGCTGTGCTCGATGGAGCAGCTGGCCAGCTACTGCCTCACGGAGCCCGGCGCGGGCTCGGACGCGGCTGCGCTGCAGACCCGCGCGGTCCGTGACGATGACGGATACCTGCTCACCGGCGTCAAGCAGTTCATCTCCGGCGGTGGCAGCTCGGACGTCTACGTGGTGATGGCCCGCACCGGTGAGCCGGGCGCGAAGGGCATCTCCACCTTCATCGTCGAAGGCGACGCCGAAGGGCTGTCCTTCGGGGCCAACGAGAAGAAGATGGGCTGGAACGCCCAGCCGACCCGGCAGGTGATCTTCGACGGCGTCCGGGTGCCCGCCGACCAGCGGCTCGGCGAGGAGGGCATCGGCTTCCGGATCGCCATGACCGGCCTCGACGGCGGCCGCCTGAGCATCGCCGCGTGCTCGCTGGGCGGCGCGCAGGCCGCGCTCGACAAGAGCCTCGCCTACGTGCGGGAACGCAGCGCCTTCGGCGCCAAGCTCAGCGAGTTCCAGGTGCTGCAGTTCAAGCTCGCCGACATGGCCACCGATCTGGAGGCCGCCCGGCTGCTGCTGTGGCGGGCGGCGTGGGCGCTGGACGTCAAGGACCCCGGGGCCACCCGGTTGTGCGCGATGGCCAAGCGGCTGGCCACCGACGCGGGATTCGCGGTGGCCAACGAGGCACTTCAGATCCACGGTGGATACGGCTACCTTGCCGAGTACGGCCTGGAGAAGATCGTCCGCGACCTGCGGGTGCATCAGATCCTGGAAGGTACCAACGAAATCATGCGGCTGATCATCTCCCGGGGCCTGCTGGCGGCCTGA
- a CDS encoding NUDIX hydrolase — MHLAEVADLACRDAADGVQQQIVAALVDSGGQVLLVRRRATDSRGGEWEFPGGKVDPGEDLNTALHREVVEETNLRIAEITGYLGAFDYTTRSGTYNRQHTWSVTVATTEDVRLTEHDAYAWVSTVDEIPLGSDLRKILEKHLKA; from the coding sequence ATGCACCTGGCCGAAGTGGCCGATCTGGCCTGCCGAGACGCTGCCGACGGCGTGCAGCAGCAAATCGTCGCGGCCCTGGTCGACTCTGGCGGGCAGGTCCTGCTGGTGCGGCGTCGCGCGACGGATTCCCGTGGCGGCGAATGGGAATTCCCCGGCGGCAAGGTCGATCCGGGCGAAGACCTGAACACCGCGCTGCACCGCGAGGTGGTCGAGGAAACCAACCTCCGGATCGCCGAGATCACCGGATACCTCGGCGCGTTCGACTACACCACGCGGAGCGGCACGTACAACCGCCAGCACACCTGGTCGGTCACCGTCGCCACGACCGAAGACGTGCGGCTGACCGAGCACGACGCCTACGCCTGGGTCTCGACGGTCGACGAGATCCCGCTCGGCTCCGACCTCCGGAAAATTCTTGAAAAGCACCTCAAAGCCTGA
- the mmsB gene encoding 3-hydroxyisobutyrate dehydrogenase, with the protein MAVIGFIGLGHMGGPMSANLVKAGHAVQGFDLVPAALEAADRHGVTTVASAADAVAGADAVITMLPSGKHVLACYDEVLAAAKPGTLLIDSSTVDVADARRAHERAAEAGFGSIDAPVSGGTAGAEAGTLTFMVGGSEEDFHRAEPLLEPMARKVIHCGGPGNGQVTKMCNNLILGASMVAVSEAFVLGERLGLSHQALYDVASISTGQCWALTTNCPVPDLVETSRANHDYEPGFAAALMLKDLKLATSAAEQSGTDAAIGRLATELYQRFNDEGGGSLDFGAIIKSVRERSEQH; encoded by the coding sequence ATGGCTGTCATCGGATTCATCGGGCTGGGCCACATGGGCGGCCCGATGTCGGCGAACCTCGTCAAGGCCGGTCACGCGGTGCAGGGCTTCGACCTGGTGCCGGCGGCGCTGGAGGCCGCCGACCGGCATGGCGTGACCACCGTGGCGTCGGCCGCCGATGCCGTCGCCGGCGCCGATGCGGTGATCACCATGCTGCCCAGCGGCAAGCACGTGCTGGCCTGCTACGACGAGGTGCTGGCCGCGGCGAAGCCCGGCACCCTGCTCATCGACTCGTCCACGGTGGACGTCGCGGATGCCCGCCGGGCGCACGAGCGCGCCGCCGAGGCCGGGTTCGGCTCGATCGACGCCCCGGTCTCCGGCGGCACCGCAGGCGCCGAAGCGGGCACCCTGACGTTCATGGTGGGCGGGTCGGAGGAGGACTTCCACCGCGCCGAGCCCCTGCTGGAACCGATGGCGCGCAAGGTGATCCACTGCGGTGGTCCCGGCAACGGCCAGGTCACCAAGATGTGCAACAACCTCATCCTCGGCGCGTCCATGGTCGCGGTGAGCGAGGCGTTCGTGCTGGGGGAGCGGCTGGGGCTGTCGCACCAGGCGCTCTACGACGTAGCGTCGATCTCGACCGGGCAGTGTTGGGCGCTGACCACCAACTGCCCGGTGCCGGACCTGGTGGAGACCAGCCGGGCCAACCACGACTACGAGCCCGGCTTCGCCGCGGCGCTGATGCTCAAGGACCTCAAGCTGGCGACCTCGGCGGCGGAGCAGAGCGGCACGGACGCCGCGATCGGCCGCCTGGCCACCGAGCTCTACCAGCGGTTCAACGACGAGGGCGGCGGCAGCCTCGACTTCGGCGCGATCATCAAGTCCGTCCGGGAGCGCTCCGAGCAGCACTGA
- a CDS encoding barstar family protein produces MSEVEQPSGGVTAREAVQEAEQRGATAHVLDGSDLVSKRTTLDGIAAVLNFPEWAGRNLDALYDCLTDLSWLPEGEHVLVWSGFQTLAEHDPKAFGRINAVLRDASEHPICGREFTAVLTRP; encoded by the coding sequence GTGAGCGAGGTGGAGCAGCCGTCCGGCGGCGTCACTGCGCGCGAGGCCGTGCAGGAAGCCGAGCAGCGCGGCGCGACCGCGCACGTCTTGGACGGCTCAGACCTGGTCAGCAAGCGGACGACGCTGGACGGGATCGCCGCGGTGCTGAACTTCCCGGAGTGGGCGGGCCGAAACCTCGACGCCCTCTACGACTGCCTGACGGACCTGTCGTGGCTGCCGGAGGGCGAGCATGTGCTGGTCTGGTCCGGCTTCCAGACGCTAGCGGAGCACGACCCGAAGGCCTTCGGCCGGATCAACGCGGTCCTCCGCGACGCCTCCGAGCACCCCATCTGCGGCCGCGAGTTCACAGCAGTCCTGACCAGGCCTTGA
- a CDS encoding ribonuclease domain-containing protein — MTSRRRISVALVGLIALVVIGWFVRDYVDLDPGAATQQRAVPGAESGLPVKQLSTLPPEAGKTWQLIVKGGPFPYPGKDNSVFGNREGVLPDKASDYYHEYTVPTPGSKDRGAQRLVTGGRSELYYTSDHYDSFVVVDPAG, encoded by the coding sequence GTGACGTCGCGCAGACGTATCTCGGTGGCGTTGGTCGGGCTGATCGCCCTGGTCGTCATAGGCTGGTTCGTCCGGGACTACGTGGACCTGGATCCCGGTGCGGCGACGCAGCAGCGGGCCGTGCCCGGGGCTGAGTCCGGCCTGCCGGTGAAGCAGCTGTCCACGCTGCCGCCGGAAGCCGGGAAGACCTGGCAGCTGATCGTCAAGGGCGGCCCGTTCCCGTACCCGGGCAAGGACAACTCGGTGTTCGGCAACCGGGAAGGCGTCCTGCCGGACAAGGCCTCGGACTACTACCACGAGTACACCGTGCCGACCCCGGGCTCGAAGGATCGCGGAGCCCAGAGACTGGTCACCGGTGGCCGATCCGAGCTTTACTACACGAGCGATCATTACGATTCATTTGTGGTTGTCGACCCCGCAGGTTGA